A single window of Candidatus Krumholzibacteriia bacterium DNA harbors:
- a CDS encoding aminomethyltransferase family protein gives MPIPSPFHPRTSAQCTSLLWKEWAGYYAVRSYDTVLDPEYQAIRHGAGLLDVTPLYKYEVQGRDAAAFLSWVTVRDISKLAVGRMTYLCWCDDGGKVVDDGTVARLDEDRFRVTAAEPALAWLLRHARGFEVAIEDSSRQLGTLALQGPLARDILSQMSDVDLAKMRYFGIAPARLGNVQGWISRTGYTGDLGYELWVPAEHALPVWDAVLAAGRDLHLLPVGLDALDVCRIEAGFVMNGVDYFSAHMCLLEARKSTPQEIGLGWTVKLEREPFVGQAALRAEVVAGATWAFVGLVYDWEEYEALHAEYGLPPRLPAGAWRTPVPVYEGRGRQVGYATSGAWSPLLKKNLALATVRRAASAPGTRLDIEVTVEFQRRKVGATVTALPFFDPERKKA, from the coding sequence ATGCCCATCCCGAGCCCGTTCCACCCGCGGACCTCGGCGCAGTGCACGAGCCTTCTCTGGAAGGAGTGGGCCGGCTACTACGCCGTGCGCTCCTATGACACCGTGCTCGACCCGGAGTATCAGGCGATCCGTCACGGCGCCGGCTTGCTGGACGTGACGCCTCTCTACAAGTACGAGGTGCAGGGCCGTGACGCGGCGGCGTTCCTCTCCTGGGTCACCGTGCGCGACATCAGCAAGCTCGCCGTCGGGCGCATGACCTACCTCTGTTGGTGCGACGACGGCGGCAAGGTAGTGGACGATGGCACCGTGGCGCGTCTCGACGAGGATCGCTTCCGCGTCACCGCGGCGGAACCCGCCCTCGCCTGGTTGCTCCGCCACGCGCGAGGCTTCGAGGTGGCGATCGAAGACAGCTCGCGCCAGCTCGGCACGCTGGCGCTGCAGGGCCCCCTCGCCCGCGACATTCTCTCGCAGATGAGCGACGTCGATCTCGCCAAGATGCGCTACTTCGGCATCGCCCCCGCGCGCCTCGGCAACGTCCAGGGCTGGATCTCGCGCACCGGCTACACCGGCGACCTGGGCTACGAGCTCTGGGTGCCTGCCGAGCACGCACTTCCGGTGTGGGATGCCGTCTTGGCGGCTGGCCGGGATCTCCACCTGCTCCCGGTCGGTCTCGATGCGCTCGACGTTTGCCGCATCGAAGCGGGCTTCGTCATGAACGGCGTCGACTACTTCAGCGCCCACATGTGTCTCCTCGAAGCACGCAAGTCGACGCCGCAAGAGATCGGCCTCGGCTGGACGGTGAAGCTGGAACGCGAGCCCTTCGTCGGCCAGGCAGCGCTGCGAGCCGAAGTGGTCGCGGGAGCGACCTGGGCCTTCGTCGGCCTCGTCTACGACTGGGAGGAATACGAGGCGCTGCACGCCGAGTACGGCCTGCCGCCGCGACTTCCCGCCGGCGCTTGGCGCACGCCGGTGCCGGTCTACGAGGGGCGCGGCCGACAGGTGGGTTACGCGACGAGCGGCGCCTGGTCGCCGCTCCTGAAGAAGAACCTGGCGCTCGCCACGGTGCGGCGCGCCGCCAGTGCTCCCGGCACCCGTCTCGACATCGAGGTCACCGTCGAGTTCCAGAGGCGCAAGGTGGGCGCCACGGTGACGGCTCTCCCCTTCTTCGATCCGGAGAGGAAGAAGGCGTGA
- a CDS encoding septum formation initiator family protein, giving the protein MSEPMDLDAIEREPVDPLAWTPPRFLRRHAARTAHRRRRRRWVTGAIVALLGFGFLFADGGLASILWRRFRIHRLERQVTALAARQKWLQEEAGRRKKDRATIERIAREEYGMIYPGEKLVRIVAVSEKEAQRVEKAQAALQAEVEKAPPRPARQGAGGSKVVQRGTRR; this is encoded by the coding sequence ATGTCCGAACCGATGGATCTGGACGCGATCGAGCGCGAACCCGTCGATCCGCTGGCCTGGACGCCGCCGCGCTTCCTGCGCCGGCACGCGGCGCGCACCGCCCATCGCCGCCGGCGCCGGCGCTGGGTCACCGGCGCCATCGTCGCCCTCCTCGGCTTCGGTTTCCTCTTCGCCGATGGCGGCCTGGCTTCCATCCTCTGGCGCCGCTTCCGTATCCACCGTCTGGAGAGGCAAGTGACCGCGCTCGCGGCGCGGCAGAAGTGGCTGCAAGAAGAGGCGGGGCGCCGCAAGAAAGACCGCGCCACCATCGAGCGGATCGCACGCGAGGAATACGGGATGATCTATCCCGGCGAGAAGCTCGTCCGCATCGTCGCGGTCAGCGAGAAGGAAGCGCAGCGGGTGGAGAAAGCCCAGGCGGCCCTGCAAGCGGAGGTCGAGAAGGCACCGCCGCGTCCAGCGAGGCAAGGCGCCGGGGGGAGCAAGGTCGTGCAGCGCGGCACTCGGCGCTGA
- a CDS encoding NAD(P)/FAD-dependent oxidoreductase: protein MSAKTRSTDLAQAERSAGSAPAKPARSSYDAIVVGGGHNGLACAAYLAKAGKSVLVLERRHLVGGACVSEQIVPGFTFSACSYIVSLLRPQVVRELDLPRFGLEILPLESTFTPFPDGRSLARWSDPQRTRLEIAAFSARDADVYPEFGLAMSRLAHFIKPTIDNPAPDPTSLSPRELGAMRRLGLSVRNLDRDLRELAIRLTTMSAVDFLDLFFESEHLKTPMSASGIIGTFLGVRSPGTAYVLLHHYMGEIDGSYRAWGFVKGGMGRISLALAGAAQAHGAEILTHSPVARFRVRDGRASGVVLENGDEIAARAVISALDPRRTFLKLVGAEHLEPDFLAGIRRYKLRGSSGKVNLALDRFPDFTCRPGAGAHLMGDVSIAPNIAYLERAYDDAKYGAFSRRPFLNIVFPSLADPTVAPPGKHVMSIFVQYAPYWLAEGPESWPAQREAFADTVIQTLAEYCPSLPDAILHRHVLTPWDLEQEYGLTEGNIFHGELGLEQMLFLRPVPGWSRYRTPLRQLWMCAAGTHPGGGVMGASGELAAKTLLRSGGV, encoded by the coding sequence GTGAGCGCGAAGACCCGATCGACAGACCTCGCCCAAGCCGAGCGCAGCGCCGGGTCCGCGCCCGCCAAGCCGGCGCGCTCCTCCTACGACGCCATCGTCGTCGGCGGCGGCCACAACGGTCTCGCCTGCGCTGCGTACCTGGCCAAGGCGGGAAAGAGCGTTCTCGTCCTCGAGCGGCGCCACCTGGTGGGTGGCGCCTGTGTCAGCGAACAGATCGTTCCGGGCTTCACCTTTTCGGCCTGCTCGTACATCGTGAGCTTGCTGCGGCCGCAAGTGGTGCGCGAGCTCGACCTGCCGCGCTTTGGACTGGAGATCCTGCCGCTCGAATCCACCTTCACGCCCTTCCCGGATGGGCGCTCGCTCGCGCGCTGGAGCGACCCGCAGCGCACCCGGCTCGAAATCGCCGCTTTCAGTGCCCGCGACGCCGATGTCTATCCTGAGTTCGGTCTCGCCATGAGCCGGTTGGCGCACTTCATCAAGCCCACCATCGACAACCCCGCGCCGGACCCGACCTCGCTGTCGCCGCGGGAGCTCGGCGCCATGCGGCGTCTCGGCCTGTCGGTCCGCAATCTCGATCGCGACCTGCGCGAGCTCGCCATCCGTCTCACCACCATGAGCGCGGTGGACTTCCTCGATCTCTTCTTCGAGAGCGAGCACCTCAAGACGCCCATGTCGGCGAGCGGCATCATCGGCACCTTCCTCGGCGTGCGCTCCCCGGGGACGGCCTACGTGCTCCTGCATCATTATATGGGGGAGATCGACGGCTCCTACCGCGCCTGGGGGTTCGTGAAGGGCGGCATGGGGCGGATCAGCCTGGCGCTCGCCGGAGCGGCCCAGGCCCACGGCGCCGAGATCCTCACCCACTCTCCGGTGGCGCGCTTCCGCGTGCGCGACGGGCGGGCCAGCGGCGTCGTCCTGGAGAATGGCGACGAGATCGCGGCGCGCGCCGTGATCAGCGCCCTGGATCCGCGTCGCACCTTCCTCAAGCTGGTGGGCGCCGAGCATCTCGAGCCGGACTTCCTCGCCGGGATCCGACGCTACAAGCTGCGCGGCAGCTCGGGGAAGGTGAACTTGGCGCTCGACCGCTTCCCCGATTTCACCTGCCGGCCGGGCGCCGGTGCGCATCTGATGGGCGACGTCTCCATCGCCCCCAACATCGCTTATCTCGAACGGGCCTACGACGACGCCAAGTACGGTGCCTTCTCGCGCCGGCCGTTCCTCAACATCGTCTTCCCTTCACTCGCCGACCCCACGGTGGCGCCGCCGGGCAAGCACGTCATGTCCATCTTCGTGCAGTACGCGCCGTATTGGTTGGCGGAAGGGCCGGAGAGTTGGCCCGCCCAGCGCGAGGCCTTCGCCGACACCGTGATCCAAACCCTGGCCGAGTACTGCCCCTCGCTCCCTGACGCCATTTTGCACCGCCACGTGCTCACGCCCTGGGATCTCGAGCAGGAGTACGGACTCACGGAAGGCAACATCTTCCACGGTGAGCTCGGGCTGGAGCAGATGCTT